Genomic window (Bosea vaviloviae):
CAAGCTCCGGCTCGATCGGCTCGCTCGAGGCCTGCGCTAACGCCATCAGCACCGGACCGAGATTGAGATCGCGGCGCGGGGACAGCAGCATCTCCACGACCTTGTCGCGCCAGGCGGCAAGCTCGCGGGTGACAACCAGCTCCGACGACGGAAAGACCAGCCCTCCGGCCGGAGTCATACTTTGGGCTGCAAGCCATTCCGGCCTGAGGTAGACGACAAGGAAGAGGCCGAAGCGGCCGGCGCTCGCCGGCTGGAAATTATGCGGCTCCCACGGGTTGATGGCAACGCCCATGAAGGGGTCGACGCGCGTGCAACGGCCACCCACGGTCACGAGCCCACGCGATCCCTCCAGGAAGAAGATCAGATGGGCCTCGCGATGGGCATGCAACACCAGCGGCCGGTCGAGATCGTAGATCGAAACCCGGCCGAAGGGACCGTGGCAGACCGCGACTGCGCGACTCATGATGCCTCTCGAAAGCAAATCCGGCAGTGCGACTTGGGACTCATCAGGCAAGCCGCCCTCCATGCGCCCCCGCATTTCATCGGGGGCGCCGGCACCGGGACGTCACGGGGCGAAGGGGCGCGCATATCGCGTTGATCCCCTCAGGCAGTCTTCACGCGCCTATTTCTTGCATTCCGGATTGGTGCGTGATGGCAGCCCCACCGCTTTGAAGGCCTCCGGAGACAATCCCATCGTCTTCGAGACGTTCGGGACGATGCGAACGAACTTGTTGGTCAGTTCGCCATTCGGCAGTTCCGCAACTTCGGTGATGAAGGTCGTCGCTATCGCCTGCCGGTCGTCGTCGAGCTTGATCTTGCCGTTGGGCGCGTCCAGCTCGACCTTTGCCAGTTCCGTGCGCAGCTTTGCGCCACCGTCCGAGAGATCCGCATTGACCTTCGCCAGCCCCGTCGCAAGCGCGGTGAAGGC
Coding sequences:
- a CDS encoding helix-turn-helix transcriptional regulator gives rise to the protein MSRAVAVCHGPFGRVSIYDLDRPLVLHAHREAHLIFFLEGSRGLVTVGGRCTRVDPFMGVAINPWEPHNFQPASAGRFGLFLVVYLRPEWLAAQSMTPAGGLVFPSSELVVTRELAAWRDKVVEMLLSPRRDLNLGPVLMALAQASSEPIEPELASSFAHLAPEGALDRRVLRACRLLEDHPSYDGALEGVAREAGLSRAHFFKLFRQQVGVTPTVFANTVRLDAALDRLVFSQDPVTRIGNGLGFSCQSVFTRFFTAHMGMAPRDYRRVLRTVGPAPMQAVHMQAVHPMRAAHV